The window GCAGGTTGAATGAATCCCGGACAATGCGGCCTCTTTTTCGAACGCTTGGGCGTGATCACGATGTCGACAGACAAGGTTTCTGTCCACGGCAGTTGGGCTAGCCGCTGGGTCTTCATATTCGCCGCAACCGGTTCGGCCGTGGGGCTGGGCAGTATCTGGAAGTTTCCCTACATGGTCGGCGTCTATGGTGGCGGTGCCTTTGTATTGATGTTTCTGGCGTGCATCGCGCTCATCGGCGCGCCGGTGATGCTGGCCGAAACCCTCATCGGTCGTCGCGCCCGACAAAGCCCGGCCAATGCCCTGAAGGTGCTGGCAGTGGAGGCCGGGCACTCGGCCAAGTGGTCGTGGGGCGCGTTTGCCGGAATGATCACGGCGCTGCTGATCCTGTCTTTCTACAGTGTGGTCGGCGGCTGGTCGCTGGACTACATCATCGATATGGGGCGCGGGGACTTTCAGGGGGTGACACCCGATCAGGTCGGCGCTTACTTCGGTGATGTGATCTCCGATCCCTGGCGGCTGACACTTTGGCATACGATTTTCATGCTGCTTTCTGCGGTGGTGATTGCCCGCGGGGTGGTTGCGGGGCTTGAGCGCAGCCTGCGAATCATGATGCCGCTGCTGTTCGTGATGATCCTGGTATTGCTGGGCTACAGCATGACCACCGGGCACTTCATGGAAGGCGTTCACTTCATGTTCGATTTCCAGCCGGAGAAAGTCATGGATGGCCTGCTGCCGGCCATGGGGCATGCGTTTTTCTCCCTGAGCGTGGGGGTGGGCTCGATCATGATCTATGGCGCCTACATGCCCAAGAGCGCCTCGCTGACCAAGACCGTTGTAGGTGTCGCGCTGCTGGATACCTTTGTATCGTTGCTGGCCGGGCTGGCGTTGTTTCCGATTGTCTTCGCCGCCGGCCTGAACCCCAGCGAAGGGCCGGGGCTGATGTTCGTCAGCCTGCCATTCGCTTTCGGCAACATGGCATTTGGTCAATTCATGGGGGTGGTATTTTTTCTCCTGGTGGCCATTGCTGCCTGGAGTTCGGCCATTTCCCTGCTGGAACCCATGGTCGCTTATCTGGTGGAGCGAACCCGGCTCAGTCGCGCCTGGGTGACGTTCTGGCTGGCCTTTACCTGTTGGTTCGTTGGCCTGGGGACGGTGTTTTCCTTCAATATATGGAAGCAAGCGAAGTTTTTCGTGAACGAAGGCGGGATGTTCCATCTCTACCAGTGGGGAGCAACCGGAGGGCTGGATTTCTTCGGCGTGATTGATTTCTTCACATCACGGATCATGCTGCCGCTGGGTGGTTTGTGTTTCGTGGTGTTTGCAGGATGGGTCATGGGGCGTGAGGCGGTGCGTGACGAATTGTCGTTGCGCAGCCCTGTACTGTTTACCTTGAGCCTGTTCTTGATGCGCTATGTAGCGCCCATCGGCATTCTTGTAGTGTTTGCCGCCCAGCTGTGGAAGTGACGCTTACATGACGACACATATTCAACGCTCGGCCTTGCTGCCCTATCCGGCGCAGGCGTTGTACGACCTGGTCAACGATGTGGCAAGTTACCCGCAATTTTTGCCTTGGTGCTCGTCCGCCGAAGTGCTCGAAAGCTCTGAAGCCCATATGCGCGCCAGGCTCAATGTCGCCAAGGGCGGATTGAGCCAGCACTTTGTCACGCGCAACACCCTGGTGCCTGGACAGTCCATTGAAATGAACCTGGAAGAGGGGCCTTTCAATCAGCTCCACGGCGTCTGGGTGTTCAAGGCGCTGGGAGAGAAGGCCTGCAAGATCAGCCTGGATCTGTCGTTCGACTATGCAGGTCCGTTGGTGCGAGCCACGCTGGGGCCGTTGTTCAATCAGGCGGCCAATACCCTGGTCGACGCGTTCTGCCAGCGCGCCAAGCAAAACGCCGAGCTTGCCCGTTGATTGAGCTGGAAGTGGTGTATGCCGGCGTCGATCGTCAGGTCTTGCGCGTATTTTCCGTGCCGGAAGGCACC is drawn from Pseudomonas rhizophila and contains these coding sequences:
- a CDS encoding type II toxin-antitoxin system RatA family toxin; this translates as MTTHIQRSALLPYPAQALYDLVNDVASYPQFLPWCSSAEVLESSEAHMRARLNVAKGGLSQHFVTRNTLVPGQSIEMNLEEGPFNQLHGVWVFKALGEKACKISLDLSFDYAGPLVRATLGPLFNQAANTLVDAFCQRAKQNAELAR
- a CDS encoding sodium-dependent transporter, with translation MSTDKVSVHGSWASRWVFIFAATGSAVGLGSIWKFPYMVGVYGGGAFVLMFLACIALIGAPVMLAETLIGRRARQSPANALKVLAVEAGHSAKWSWGAFAGMITALLILSFYSVVGGWSLDYIIDMGRGDFQGVTPDQVGAYFGDVISDPWRLTLWHTIFMLLSAVVIARGVVAGLERSLRIMMPLLFVMILVLLGYSMTTGHFMEGVHFMFDFQPEKVMDGLLPAMGHAFFSLSVGVGSIMIYGAYMPKSASLTKTVVGVALLDTFVSLLAGLALFPIVFAAGLNPSEGPGLMFVSLPFAFGNMAFGQFMGVVFFLLVAIAAWSSAISLLEPMVAYLVERTRLSRAWVTFWLAFTCWFVGLGTVFSFNIWKQAKFFVNEGGMFHLYQWGATGGLDFFGVIDFFTSRIMLPLGGLCFVVFAGWVMGREAVRDELSLRSPVLFTLSLFLMRYVAPIGILVVFAAQLWK